One stretch of Variovorax sp. 54 DNA includes these proteins:
- a CDS encoding crotonase/enoyl-CoA hydratase family protein, translating to MIERNVTLHMDEEVAVVTLNRPAKRNAIDEATLAALDAVFSALPREAKAVVLTGAGPHFCAGLDLKEHHDKERTAVDFMRVCQRWHSTFDKIQYGGIPVVAALHGAVVGGGLELAAATHVRVADPSTYFALPEGQKGIFTGGGATVRVARIITPGRMVEMMLTGRVLDARAGKTLGLAHEIAAPGESLRAAMVLAKRVAKNAALSNYAMVTSISRIADMSATDGMFAESLMAAVVQTGGEVQTRLGAFVDKSLAKVTPEHVSG from the coding sequence GTGATCGAACGGAACGTCACTCTGCACATGGACGAAGAGGTCGCCGTCGTGACCCTGAACCGTCCCGCCAAGCGCAACGCCATCGACGAGGCCACGCTGGCCGCGCTGGACGCCGTGTTCTCCGCACTCCCGCGCGAGGCCAAGGCCGTGGTGCTGACCGGCGCGGGGCCGCATTTCTGTGCCGGGCTCGACCTCAAGGAGCACCACGACAAGGAACGCACGGCGGTCGACTTCATGCGCGTGTGCCAGCGCTGGCACAGCACCTTCGACAAGATCCAGTACGGCGGCATTCCGGTGGTCGCGGCGCTGCACGGCGCGGTGGTCGGCGGCGGGCTCGAACTGGCGGCGGCCACGCACGTGCGCGTGGCCGACCCGTCGACCTACTTCGCGCTGCCCGAGGGGCAGAAGGGCATCTTCACCGGCGGCGGTGCGACGGTGCGCGTGGCGCGCATCATCACGCCGGGCCGCATGGTCGAGATGATGCTCACCGGCCGCGTGCTCGACGCCCGCGCCGGGAAGACGCTGGGCCTGGCGCACGAGATCGCCGCACCCGGCGAGAGCCTGCGTGCCGCGATGGTGCTGGCCAAGCGCGTGGCGAAGAACGCGGCGCTGTCGAACTACGCGATGGTGACGTCGATCAGCCGCATCGCCGACATGTCGGCCACCGACGGCATGTTCGCCGAGTCGCTGATGGCGGCGGTGGTGCAGACCGGCGGGGAAGTGCAGACGCGGTTGGGGGCGTTCGTCGACAAATCGCTCGCGAAAGTGACCCCCGAGCACGTGTCGGGCTGA
- a CDS encoding GTPase/DUF3482 domain-containing protein, which yields MTSPIRIAVVGHTNAGKTSLLRTLTRRVSFGEVSQRPGTTRHVESVDLEVNGQPAVRFFDTPGLEDAVALREHLAGLDTAAQATPPERIRRFLQGPEAHGVFEQEAKVLRAMLDIDAAFLVIDVREPVLPKFRDEIELLNSCARPVLPVLNFVRDGASREPAWKELLSAYGLHVQVRFDAAAPFVGAEHDLYNDLATLLRDRRDVLRGVVDALDAEADARRQSACTRIADLLVDAASVRRTVPAAEFADATHRQALIAGVQKDVFDKAQRCTDDLLALYGFRQDDADEAPLPIIEGRWTLDFFNPEAMKDAGLRLGKGAVIGAAVGVVADLALAGLSLGAGAALGGAIGGAVSQGWGPLGRKLANKLRDMHELTVEDSVLFTLAAWQLQLAQALERRGHAAVERIRAEAPSADEDDTLMRAAAGAVRAVQPARSHPEWESTGALTRSFWRPAPQREALAGTLSLELQRAFDA from the coding sequence ATGACCTCCCCGATCCGCATCGCCGTCGTCGGCCACACCAACGCGGGCAAGACCTCGCTGCTGCGCACGCTCACGCGGCGCGTGAGCTTCGGCGAGGTGTCGCAGCGCCCGGGCACCACGCGCCATGTCGAGTCGGTCGATCTCGAGGTGAACGGCCAGCCGGCCGTGCGCTTCTTCGACACGCCGGGCCTCGAAGACGCGGTTGCGCTGCGCGAGCACCTGGCCGGCCTCGACACTGCCGCGCAAGCCACGCCGCCCGAGCGCATCCGCCGCTTTCTGCAGGGCCCCGAGGCGCATGGCGTGTTCGAGCAGGAAGCCAAGGTGCTGCGCGCGATGCTCGACATCGACGCCGCCTTTCTCGTGATCGACGTGCGCGAGCCGGTGCTGCCCAAGTTCCGTGACGAGATCGAGCTCTTGAACTCCTGCGCGCGCCCGGTGCTGCCGGTGCTCAACTTCGTGCGCGACGGCGCCAGCCGCGAGCCGGCCTGGAAAGAACTGCTCTCGGCCTACGGCCTGCACGTGCAGGTGCGCTTCGATGCGGCGGCGCCGTTCGTGGGTGCCGAGCACGACCTCTACAACGACCTCGCCACGCTGCTGCGCGATCGCCGCGACGTGCTGCGTGGCGTGGTCGACGCGCTCGATGCCGAGGCCGACGCGCGCCGCCAGTCGGCCTGCACGCGCATCGCGGACCTGCTGGTCGATGCCGCCTCCGTCCGCCGCACCGTGCCCGCCGCCGAGTTCGCCGACGCCACGCACCGCCAGGCGCTCATCGCCGGCGTGCAGAAGGACGTGTTCGACAAGGCCCAGCGCTGCACCGACGACCTGCTCGCCCTCTACGGCTTTCGCCAGGACGACGCCGACGAAGCGCCGCTGCCGATCATCGAAGGCCGCTGGACGCTCGACTTCTTCAACCCCGAGGCGATGAAGGACGCGGGCCTGCGCCTGGGCAAGGGCGCAGTCATCGGCGCCGCCGTGGGCGTGGTGGCCGACCTCGCGCTGGCAGGGTTGTCGCTGGGCGCGGGCGCCGCGCTGGGCGGCGCCATCGGCGGTGCGGTGTCGCAAGGCTGGGGCCCGCTCGGGCGCAAGCTGGCCAACAAGCTGCGCGACATGCACGAACTCACGGTGGAAGACAGCGTGCTGTTCACGCTCGCCGCGTGGCAGCTGCAGCTCGCGCAGGCGCTGGAACGGCGCGGCCATGCGGCGGTGGAACGCATCCGGGCCGAGGCCCCATCGGCGGACGAGGACGACACGCTCATGCGCGCCGCCGCAGGCGCCGTGCGTGCCGTGCAACCCGCGCGCAGCCATCCCGAGTGGGAATCGACCGGCGCCCTCACGCGCAGCTTCTGGCGCCCCGCGCCGCAGCGCGAGGCGCTGGCCGGCACGCTCTCGCTCGAACTGCAGCGCGCCTTCGACGCTTGA
- a CDS encoding DUF2868 domain-containing protein gives MTTTALREPAFPDAVITEAVRWTEQNGPLDDASALRTAASRSADGHSRIIERARQLGERMGLQAELARGRHWAPWVLLALVALVVIAGLGLAGQVVGGNDRHINVIVALVSLLGLHVLTLALWLIGLWLPSGTFGTASLGWLWLSLTARVAGGQRGQAPLLVRAATGLLTRARLLPWAFGLVSHGIWALSFAVVLAAMLFALAFRSYTLSWETTILEPAFFVRAVQALGWLPAQFGFPVPDAATVQSAVPVAAAQRTWALWLTGCIAVYGLLPRLALVLLSAAVCRHRRPALQPDWQAPYYRKLLARFAALAPPAIVDADPGRAHPAAPTGLPASEQHDGLFVVGFELPPDMPWPPAGLPTSAARIDGSAPARRALLDQLAQVHPRTVLLVCHAASSPDRGTERFLREVLMHCGECRLWLADAPNAAAAQRWRDWLHDAGLAHVVASDQLDAVFPQGTATA, from the coding sequence TTGACCACCACCGCGCTGCGCGAACCTGCTTTTCCGGATGCGGTGATCACCGAAGCGGTCCGATGGACCGAACAGAACGGCCCGCTCGACGACGCGTCGGCCCTTCGCACCGCGGCCTCGCGCAGCGCCGACGGCCACTCCCGAATCATTGAACGCGCCCGCCAGCTCGGCGAGCGCATGGGCCTGCAGGCCGAACTCGCGCGTGGCCGGCACTGGGCGCCGTGGGTGCTGCTGGCGCTCGTGGCGCTGGTCGTGATCGCGGGGCTGGGCCTCGCGGGCCAGGTGGTCGGCGGCAACGACCGCCACATCAACGTGATCGTCGCGCTCGTCAGTCTGCTGGGCCTGCATGTGCTCACGCTGGCGCTGTGGCTGATTGGCCTGTGGCTGCCCTCGGGCACCTTCGGCACGGCCTCGCTGGGCTGGCTGTGGCTGTCGCTCACGGCGCGCGTGGCGGGCGGCCAGCGCGGGCAGGCGCCGCTGCTGGTGCGCGCGGCCACGGGGCTGCTGACCCGTGCCCGCCTGCTGCCCTGGGCCTTCGGGCTCGTGAGCCACGGCATCTGGGCGCTCTCGTTCGCCGTGGTGCTGGCCGCGATGCTGTTCGCCCTTGCCTTTCGCAGCTACACGCTGAGCTGGGAAACGACGATCCTCGAGCCCGCCTTCTTCGTGCGCGCGGTGCAGGCGCTGGGCTGGTTGCCGGCGCAGTTCGGGTTTCCGGTGCCCGATGCGGCGACGGTGCAATCGGCGGTGCCGGTTGCTGCGGCCCAGCGCACCTGGGCGCTGTGGCTCACCGGCTGCATCGCGGTCTACGGCCTGCTGCCGCGCCTCGCGTTGGTGCTGCTCAGCGCCGCCGTCTGCCGACACCGCCGTCCGGCCCTGCAGCCCGATTGGCAGGCGCCCTACTACCGCAAGCTGCTGGCCCGCTTCGCCGCACTGGCGCCGCCCGCCATCGTCGATGCCGACCCGGGCCGCGCGCACCCCGCCGCGCCCACCGGCCTGCCGGCCTCCGAGCAGCACGACGGCCTGTTCGTCGTCGGCTTCGAACTGCCGCCCGACATGCCCTGGCCGCCCGCCGGCCTGCCGACCTCTGCGGCCCGCATCGACGGCAGCGCCCCGGCGCGCCGCGCGTTGCTCGACCAGCTCGCGCAGGTCCACCCGCGCACCGTGCTGCTGGTCTGCCATGCGGCGTCGAGCCCCGACCGCGGCACCGAGCGCTTCCTGCGCGAGGTGCTGATGCATTGCGGCGAATGTCGACTCTGGCTGGCCGATGCGCCCAACGCTGCCGCCGCGCAACGCTGGCGCGACTGGCTGCACGACGCCGGGCTGGCCCACGTGGTCGCGAGCGACCAGCTCGATGCCGTCTTCCCCCAAGGCACCGCCACCGCATGA
- the tssE gene encoding type VI secretion system baseplate subunit TssE produces MRLTEHSPFTGSHPAHPGARAPRGPDAPVPPRVNAQLLPTLFDRLRDEAPSRTTELPSEYTATPAQMREIIQRDLALLFNTTNAEDLIDRVRHADAASSTVNYGVPPLAGSYLSERKWADIERIIRRAIRDYEPRLIPDSVQVVPLMKEDGAAEAYNVLLFEIRALIHLKPYPLAFTVQSAVDLETNRMRIVGAAD; encoded by the coding sequence ATGCGGCTCACCGAGCATTCCCCGTTCACAGGTTCCCACCCCGCGCATCCCGGCGCCCGCGCCCCGCGCGGCCCCGATGCACCCGTCCCGCCGCGCGTCAACGCGCAGTTGTTGCCCACGCTGTTCGACCGCCTGCGCGACGAAGCGCCCAGCCGAACCACCGAGCTGCCGTCGGAGTACACGGCCACGCCGGCCCAGATGCGCGAGATCATCCAGCGCGACCTGGCCCTGCTGTTCAACACCACCAATGCCGAAGACCTGATCGACCGCGTGCGCCATGCCGACGCGGCGTCGTCCACCGTGAACTACGGCGTGCCGCCGTTGGCCGGCAGCTACCTGTCGGAGCGCAAGTGGGCGGACATCGAACGCATCATCCGTCGCGCCATCCGCGACTACGAGCCGCGGCTGATTCCCGACAGCGTGCAGGTCGTGCCGCTCATGAAGGAAGACGGTGCGGCCGAGGCCTACAACGTGCTGCTGTTCGAGATCCGCGCGCTCATCCACCTGAAGCCGTACCCGCTGGCGTTCACGGTGCAGAGCGCGGTCGATCTCGAGACCAACCGCATGCGCATCGTCGGCGCGGCGGATTGA
- the tssF gene encoding type VI secretion system baseplate subunit TssF → MDPQLLEYYNRELVYMREAASEFAASHPKIARRLGMHGIEVADPYVERLIESFSFMSARMQIKLDAEFPRFTQRLLEVLYPNYLSPTPSMAVAQLHPSVKEGDFTRGFVVPRGTAFHARVPAGEQTPCEFRSSQDVTLWPFEIAEARLTGAPPDIPALERYVPPHVQVTGALRLRLRIVGEMGFSALSGLDRLPIYLRGNEQVASHLFELLHTSAVATFVGEPGQLMDRPHVVTEGALVHEGLAPSEGLLPLAWNTFHGHNLLHEYFACPERFYFFTLTQLAPGLARIPGKEVEIVVLLSKPPGALGALVDAAQFALFSTPVVNLFERRTDRIELDSAQTEFHLVPDRSRPMDFEVYSVQRIAGQQARTTAEIDFRPLYQTLNEDEGNHGRYFSVRREPRLVSETARKYGTRTPYIGTEVFLSLVDQQEAPYPESLRYLSVKAMLTNRDLPCLVPRNGQSDLAVADSIPVSAVGLIRPPSTPKSPFAQREIAWRLIRQLGFNHLPLADMPHREGAQALRDMLRLFVTADNDVLRRQIDCLVGSRIEPVTRRLPGAGPLIYGRGVQCTLSVDEEGFSGTSPYLLGLVLEHYLARHVSINVFTQTTLESMQRGTVAKWPVRMGGRGAV, encoded by the coding sequence ATGGACCCGCAACTCCTCGAGTACTACAACCGGGAACTCGTCTACATGCGCGAGGCGGCGAGCGAGTTCGCCGCCTCGCACCCCAAGATCGCCCGCCGCCTGGGCATGCACGGCATCGAGGTGGCCGACCCGTATGTGGAGCGGCTCATCGAGTCGTTCAGCTTCATGTCGGCGCGCATGCAGATCAAGCTCGACGCCGAATTTCCGCGCTTCACGCAGCGCCTGCTCGAGGTGCTGTATCCCAACTACCTGAGCCCCACGCCGTCGATGGCCGTGGCGCAGCTGCACCCCAGCGTGAAGGAGGGCGACTTCACGCGCGGCTTCGTGGTGCCGCGCGGCACGGCCTTTCATGCGCGCGTGCCCGCGGGCGAGCAGACGCCGTGCGAGTTCCGCTCCAGCCAGGACGTGACGCTGTGGCCCTTCGAGATCGCCGAGGCGCGGCTCACCGGCGCGCCGCCCGACATCCCGGCGCTGGAGCGCTACGTGCCGCCGCACGTGCAGGTGACGGGCGCGCTGCGCCTGCGGCTGCGCATCGTGGGCGAGATGGGTTTTTCGGCACTGTCGGGGCTCGACCGGCTGCCGATCTACCTGCGCGGCAACGAGCAGGTGGCGTCGCACCTGTTCGAGCTGCTGCACACCTCGGCGGTCGCGACCTTCGTCGGCGAGCCGGGCCAGCTGATGGACCGGCCGCACGTGGTGACCGAAGGCGCGCTGGTGCACGAGGGGCTGGCACCGAGCGAAGGCCTGCTGCCGCTGGCGTGGAACACCTTCCACGGCCACAACCTGCTGCACGAGTACTTCGCGTGCCCCGAGCGCTTTTATTTCTTCACGCTCACGCAGCTCGCGCCGGGGCTGGCGCGCATTCCCGGCAAGGAGGTCGAGATCGTCGTGCTGCTGAGCAAGCCGCCCGGCGCCTTGGGTGCGCTGGTCGATGCGGCGCAGTTCGCGCTGTTCAGCACGCCGGTGGTCAACCTGTTCGAGCGGCGCACCGACCGCATTGAACTCGACAGCGCGCAGACCGAGTTCCACCTCGTGCCCGACCGTTCGCGGCCGATGGATTTCGAGGTGTATTCGGTGCAGCGAATCGCCGGCCAGCAGGCGCGCACCACGGCCGAGATCGACTTTCGCCCGCTCTACCAGACGCTCAACGAAGACGAGGGCAACCACGGCCGTTACTTCTCGGTGCGGCGCGAGCCGCGGCTGGTGTCCGAAACGGCGCGCAAGTACGGCACGCGCACGCCGTACATCGGCACCGAGGTGTTCCTGTCGCTCGTCGACCAGCAGGAGGCGCCGTACCCCGAGAGCCTGCGCTACCTGTCGGTGAAAGCGATGCTCACCAACCGCGACCTGCCGTGCCTCGTGCCGCGCAACGGGCAGTCCGACCTCGCGGTGGCCGATTCGATTCCGGTGTCGGCCGTGGGCCTCATCCGCCCGCCAAGCACGCCCAAGTCGCCGTTCGCGCAGCGCGAGATCGCGTGGCGGTTGATCCGCCAGCTGGGCTTCAACCACCTGCCGCTGGCCGACATGCCGCACCGCGAGGGCGCGCAGGCGCTGCGCGACATGCTGCGGCTGTTTGTCACGGCCGACAACGACGTGCTGCGCCGGCAGATCGACTGCCTCGTCGGCTCGCGCATCGAGCCCGTGACGCGGCGCCTGCCGGGCGCGGGGCCGCTGATCTACGGGCGCGGCGTGCAATGCACGCTGAGCGTCGATGAAGAAGGGTTCTCGGGCACGAGCCCGTACCTGCTGGGGTTGGTGCTGGAGCACTACCTCGCGCGGCACGTGAGCATCAACGTGTTCACGCAGACCACGCTCGAATCGATGCAGCGCGGCACCGTCGCCAAGTGGCCCGTGCGCATGGGCGGACGCGGGGCGGTCTAG
- a CDS encoding TetR/AcrR family transcriptional regulator gives MAKTPARTNRERTETTRLALTEAARTLFVGKGYGDTSTPEIAMAAGITRGALYHHFNDKRDLFRQVLLLEAQAVAADIDAATPDELGPRDALLVGSEAYLKAMTVPGRTRLLLIDGPAVLGMAEMMSMDDATSANSLRQGLARAGMGRGEVSLDALARLLSAAFDRAALEIDAGGDAAKVRAAMLWLLEQALPPKRS, from the coding sequence ATGGCCAAAACCCCGGCACGCACCAACCGCGAACGCACCGAAACCACCCGCCTCGCGCTGACCGAGGCGGCCCGCACGCTCTTCGTCGGCAAGGGCTACGGCGACACCTCCACGCCCGAGATCGCCATGGCCGCGGGCATCACGCGCGGCGCGCTGTACCACCACTTCAACGACAAGCGCGACCTGTTCCGCCAGGTGCTGCTGCTCGAGGCGCAGGCGGTCGCAGCCGACATCGACGCGGCCACGCCCGACGAACTCGGCCCGCGCGACGCCCTGCTCGTGGGCAGCGAGGCCTACCTGAAAGCGATGACGGTGCCGGGCCGCACCCGGCTGCTGCTGATCGACGGGCCGGCCGTGCTGGGCATGGCGGAAATGATGTCGATGGACGACGCCACGTCGGCGAACTCGTTGCGCCAGGGGCTGGCGCGCGCCGGGATGGGCCGGGGCGAGGTGTCGCTCGACGCCCTCGCCCGCCTGCTGTCGGCCGCCTTCGACCGCGCGGCTTTGGAGATCGATGCCGGCGGCGATGCCGCCAAGGTGCGGGCCGCCATGCTGTGGCTGCTCGAGCAAGCGCTCCCGCCGAAGAGAAGCTAG
- a CDS encoding VOC family protein, translating to MKVTSYYPVIMTHDVAGTAAFYQAHFGFASLFTTDWYVHLQLADDASVNLAVLDGTHKTIPAEARGQVAGGLLLNFEVEDPDAVHERLKAAGLPILLSLRDEAFGQRHFITRDPNGVLIDIIKPIPPSGEFVQQYEAGALPT from the coding sequence ATGAAAGTGACGAGCTATTACCCGGTGATCATGACCCACGACGTGGCCGGCACCGCGGCCTTCTATCAGGCGCATTTCGGGTTTGCGTCGCTGTTCACGACCGACTGGTACGTGCATCTGCAGCTGGCGGACGATGCCTCGGTGAACCTCGCCGTGCTCGACGGCACGCACAAGACCATTCCTGCCGAAGCGCGCGGGCAGGTGGCGGGCGGGTTGCTGCTGAACTTCGAGGTGGAAGACCCAGACGCAGTGCATGAGCGCCTGAAGGCGGCCGGCCTGCCGATCCTGCTGTCGCTGCGCGACGAGGCCTTCGGCCAGCGCCACTTCATCACGCGCGACCCGAACGGCGTGCTGATCGACATCATCAAGCCGATCCCGCCGTCGGGCGAATTTGTGCAGCAGTACGAAGCCGGCGCGTTGCCGACCTGA
- a CDS encoding ABC transporter ATP-binding protein produces the protein MHAGLQSKALLETDSLFRFFEKLLTPYPAAEPALPPQGFFAFLWACTHGVRGKIAAMAALTAVMSIFEAALFAILGRIVDWLGGQVPSKLWAERGDTLMWLAAFLVISIGVVALQTIVKHQTLAVNLPMRLRWNFHRLMLGQSMAFYQDEFAGRITAKVMQTALAVRETVFVLADVLVAMGVYVATMIILVGVLDAQLVWPFVIWLALYICALVYFVPRLGKIGKAQADARALMTGRVTDAYTNIATVKLFSHTQREAGFARDAMREFMHTGYGQMRLVSAFEIVNHTLSMGLTAGMAGMALWLWSHGTVGVGAVAAATAMALRLQGMSHWIMWEMTSLFENIGTVQDGMKTLSRPRTVLDAVDATVLDVPRGEVRFEHASFRYGDAGRRVIDDLNLVVKPGEKIGLVGRSGAGKSTLVNLLLRFHDLESGRILIDGQDISKVTQDSLRMHIGMVTQDTSLMHRSVADNIAYGRPDATLAQIEAAARRAEAHDFIQTLGDAGGRRGYEAHVGERGVKLSGGQRQRVAIARVMLKDAPILLLDEATSALDSEVEAAIQQSLYTLMEGKTVIAIAHRLSTIAAMDRLIVLDEGRVVEEGDHRTLMAQGGLYARLWAHQSGGFLGDGLEEDEALRA, from the coding sequence ATGCATGCAGGGCTACAGTCGAAGGCTCTCCTGGAGACCGATTCCTTGTTCCGCTTTTTCGAAAAACTTCTTACCCCTTATCCCGCCGCCGAACCCGCGCTGCCGCCCCAGGGCTTCTTTGCCTTCCTGTGGGCCTGCACGCATGGCGTGCGCGGCAAGATCGCCGCGATGGCGGCGCTCACCGCGGTGATGTCGATCTTCGAGGCCGCGCTGTTCGCGATCCTCGGGCGCATCGTCGACTGGCTGGGCGGCCAGGTGCCGTCCAAGCTGTGGGCCGAGCGCGGCGACACGCTCATGTGGCTGGCCGCGTTCCTCGTGATCAGCATCGGCGTGGTGGCGCTGCAGACGATCGTGAAGCACCAGACGCTCGCGGTGAACCTGCCGATGCGCCTGCGCTGGAACTTCCACCGCCTGATGCTAGGCCAGAGCATGGCCTTCTACCAGGACGAGTTCGCGGGCCGCATCACGGCCAAGGTGATGCAGACCGCACTCGCGGTGCGCGAAACCGTGTTCGTGCTGGCCGACGTGCTGGTCGCCATGGGCGTGTACGTGGCCACCATGATCATCCTGGTGGGCGTGCTCGACGCGCAGCTGGTGTGGCCCTTCGTGATCTGGCTGGCGCTGTACATCTGCGCCCTCGTCTACTTCGTGCCGCGCCTGGGCAAGATCGGCAAGGCGCAGGCCGACGCGCGCGCGCTCATGACGGGCCGCGTGACCGACGCCTACACCAACATCGCGACCGTCAAGCTGTTCTCGCACACGCAGCGCGAGGCGGGCTTTGCGCGCGACGCGATGCGCGAGTTCATGCACACCGGCTACGGCCAGATGCGGCTGGTGAGCGCCTTCGAGATCGTCAACCACACGCTGAGCATGGGCCTCACGGCCGGCATGGCGGGCATGGCGCTGTGGCTGTGGTCGCACGGCACGGTGGGCGTGGGCGCGGTGGCCGCCGCCACGGCGATGGCGCTGCGGTTGCAGGGCATGTCGCACTGGATCATGTGGGAGATGACCAGCCTGTTCGAGAACATCGGCACGGTGCAGGACGGCATGAAGACGCTGTCGCGCCCCCGCACGGTGCTCGACGCGGTCGATGCCACGGTGCTCGACGTGCCGCGCGGCGAGGTGCGCTTCGAGCATGCGAGCTTCCGCTACGGCGACGCGGGCCGCCGCGTGATCGACGACCTGAACCTCGTGGTGAAGCCCGGCGAGAAGATCGGCCTGGTCGGCCGTTCGGGCGCCGGAAAATCGACGCTGGTGAACCTGCTGCTGCGCTTCCATGACCTGGAAAGCGGCCGCATCCTCATCGACGGCCAAGACATCTCGAAGGTCACGCAGGATTCACTGCGCATGCACATCGGCATGGTCACGCAAGACACGTCGCTGATGCACCGCTCGGTGGCCGACAACATCGCCTACGGCCGGCCCGACGCCACGCTGGCGCAGATCGAAGCCGCCGCCAGGCGCGCCGAAGCGCACGACTTCATCCAGACGCTGGGCGATGCGGGCGGTCGGCGCGGCTACGAGGCGCACGTGGGCGAGCGCGGCGTGAAGCTGTCGGGCGGCCAGCGCCAGCGCGTGGCCATTGCGCGCGTGATGCTGAAAGACGCGCCCATCCTGCTGCTCGACGAAGCCACGAGCGCGCTCGACTCCGAGGTCGAGGCCGCGATCCAGCAAAGCCTGTACACGCTGATGGAAGGCAAGACCGTGATCGCCATCGCGCACCGGCTGTCGACCATCGCGGCGATGGACCGGCTCATCGTGCTCGACGAAGGCCGCGTGGTCGAAGAAGGCGACCACCGCACGCTGATGGCGCAAGGCGGCCTGTATGCGCGTCTGTGGGCGCACCAGAGCGGCGGCTTCCTGGGTGACGGGCTGGAAGAAGACGAAGCCCTGCGCGCCTGA
- a CDS encoding LysR family transcriptional regulator, with the protein MDRMTSLRVFREVVEAGSFVAAAERLGLSAPMASKHVAQLEKSLGARLLHRSSRHLSLTEAGTAWYEQSRRALDLLDAAEAAIGQTRDTPRGQLKVSAPVWCATPRFARVLADYRETYPEVLVDMHLENRKVDLAADGYDLALRATQEPSPALIARPLCRVPFHLVGTPACLERHGGTPAVPADLAKLGAIVPSYVNLDNLALKGPGGRMFPLRLTPAMRSDDTTLTLHAVRADMGIAYLPVWLIDDDLAQGRLVQLLPAFEAMPVTLFAVYTSRQYMSPKLRTFIDFLSERLGGMETKAGRADDAKARRS; encoded by the coding sequence ATGGACCGCATGACCAGCCTGCGCGTGTTCCGCGAAGTCGTCGAGGCCGGCAGTTTCGTGGCCGCGGCCGAGCGCCTGGGCCTGTCGGCGCCGATGGCCAGCAAGCACGTGGCGCAGCTCGAAAAATCGCTGGGCGCGCGGCTGCTGCACCGCTCGAGCCGCCACCTGAGCCTGACCGAAGCCGGCACCGCCTGGTACGAGCAAAGCCGCCGCGCACTCGACCTGCTCGACGCGGCCGAGGCCGCCATCGGCCAGACGCGCGACACGCCGCGCGGCCAGCTCAAGGTGAGCGCGCCCGTGTGGTGCGCCACGCCGCGCTTTGCGCGCGTGCTGGCCGACTACCGCGAGACCTATCCCGAGGTGCTGGTCGACATGCACCTCGAAAACCGCAAGGTCGATCTCGCGGCCGACGGCTACGACCTGGCCTTGCGCGCCACACAGGAGCCCTCGCCCGCGCTCATCGCACGGCCGCTGTGCCGCGTGCCCTTTCACCTCGTCGGCACGCCGGCCTGCCTGGAGCGCCACGGCGGCACCCCCGCGGTGCCGGCCGACCTGGCGAAGCTGGGCGCCATCGTGCCGAGCTACGTGAACCTGGACAACCTCGCGCTCAAGGGGCCGGGCGGGCGCATGTTTCCGCTGCGGCTCACGCCCGCGATGCGCTCGGACGACACCACGCTCACGCTGCACGCGGTGCGCGCCGACATGGGCATTGCGTACCTGCCCGTGTGGCTGATCGACGACGACCTGGCGCAGGGCCGGCTGGTGCAGCTGCTGCCCGCGTTCGAAGCGATGCCGGTCACGCTGTTCGCCGTGTACACGAGCCGGCAGTACATGTCGCCCAAGCTGCGAACTTTCATCGACTTCCTGAGCGAGCGATTGGGCGGCATGGAAACAAAGGCAGGACGCGCCGACGACGCCAAGGCACGACGCAGCTGA